In one Aromatoleum aromaticum EbN1 genomic region, the following are encoded:
- a CDS encoding MFS transporter, translated as MLPYWRLSAYYFFYFAFVGAFSPYFTLYLQSISLSATDIAILMSLMQVMRVIAPNLWGWLAEHAGRRLFIIRLSATASLAGFCIFFVTTRFDGLLIAMALMAFFWSAALPLVESLTFAHLGAQASRYGSVRVWGSIGFIVAVLGIGYLLDFLPLDSVLWMTALVLGGIALCALTLPEARVPALHCETGRLRDTLRRPEVQALFGACFFMSAAHGALYVFYSIYLVDHGYSKALVGWMWTLGVLAEIGVFMLMPRIARSFSMRTILVFAFACAVLRFALIGWGVESLPALVFAQLLHGATFGAYHAAAIATVNLWFPGKLQSRGQALYGSISFGAGGMLGGLLSGFTWETIGPAWTYTFGSGFALGGLLWLLWGWRPGLETIKGEVA; from the coding sequence GTGTTGCCGTACTGGCGCCTGTCCGCATACTACTTTTTCTATTTCGCGTTCGTCGGCGCCTTTTCGCCGTATTTCACGCTCTATCTCCAGTCGATCTCGCTCTCTGCAACCGATATCGCGATCCTGATGTCGCTGATGCAGGTGATGCGCGTGATCGCACCCAACCTCTGGGGCTGGCTCGCCGAGCATGCAGGACGGCGCCTGTTCATCATCAGGCTATCGGCGACTGCCAGCCTTGCCGGATTCTGCATCTTCTTCGTGACGACGCGCTTCGATGGGCTGTTGATCGCGATGGCGTTGATGGCCTTCTTCTGGAGCGCGGCGTTGCCGTTGGTCGAGAGCCTGACGTTCGCGCATCTCGGAGCCCAGGCAAGCCGTTACGGCAGCGTCAGGGTGTGGGGATCGATCGGGTTCATCGTCGCAGTGCTCGGCATCGGCTACCTGCTCGATTTCCTGCCGCTCGATTCGGTGCTGTGGATGACTGCGCTGGTGCTGGGAGGCATCGCGCTGTGTGCACTCACGCTGCCCGAAGCCCGCGTTCCGGCGCTGCACTGCGAGACCGGGCGCTTGCGTGACACGCTGCGCCGGCCCGAAGTGCAGGCCCTTTTCGGCGCATGTTTCTTCATGTCGGCGGCGCACGGCGCATTGTACGTGTTCTATTCGATCTATCTTGTCGATCACGGCTACAGCAAGGCCCTCGTCGGCTGGATGTGGACGCTTGGCGTGCTCGCCGAGATCGGGGTGTTCATGCTGATGCCCCGCATCGCCCGGTCGTTTTCGATGCGCACCATCCTGGTTTTCGCGTTCGCCTGCGCGGTGCTGCGCTTCGCGCTGATCGGCTGGGGAGTCGAGTCGCTGCCCGCCCTCGTGTTCGCGCAGCTGCTCCATGGCGCGACTTTCGGCGCCTATCATGCCGCAGCCATCGCCACGGTGAACCTCTGGTTCCCCGGCAAGCTCCAATCGAGGGGACAGGCGTTGTACGGGAGCATTTCCTTTGGTGCCGGTGGCATGCTCGGCGGGCTGCTGAGTGGTTTTACGTGGGAAACGATCGGGCCGGCCTGGACCTATACTTTCGGCTCCGGCTTTGCCTTGGGCGGCCTGCTGTGGTTGCTGTGGGGATGGCGCCCGGGGTTGGAAACGATCAAAGGAGAGGTAGCGTGA
- a CDS encoding M48 family metallopeptidase, producing MKNGLRHCIAALIAGFIAVGCQTVQTTRGGTVGVERGQMMMVSAEEVEQASSKQYAEVLAEARKKNALNRDPRQVARVRAIASRLISQATAFRPDTGDWQWEVNVLSSDQLNAWCMAGGKMAIYSGLIEQLQLSDDEIAAVMGHEIAHALREHSREQVSKAMATGLGISVAGALLGVGEVGQDLMGMVAKVTFELPNSRLHEVEADRIGVELAARAGYDPRAAVGLWDKMASRASGSPPQWLSTHPAHANRQKDLAEYAARVMPLYEAAKR from the coding sequence GTGAAAAACGGATTGAGGCATTGCATCGCGGCACTGATCGCCGGCTTTATCGCAGTTGGATGTCAGACGGTGCAAACCACGCGGGGCGGGACGGTCGGCGTGGAGCGCGGGCAGATGATGATGGTGTCGGCCGAGGAGGTCGAGCAGGCGTCGAGCAAGCAATACGCCGAGGTGCTGGCCGAAGCGCGCAAGAAGAACGCGCTCAATCGCGATCCGCGGCAGGTGGCCAGAGTCCGCGCGATCGCCAGTCGGCTGATTTCGCAGGCGACGGCATTCCGCCCGGATACCGGCGACTGGCAGTGGGAGGTCAATGTGCTCAGTTCCGACCAGCTCAATGCATGGTGCATGGCCGGAGGCAAGATGGCGATCTACTCGGGGCTGATCGAGCAACTCCAGCTGAGCGACGACGAAATTGCGGCGGTGATGGGGCACGAGATCGCGCACGCGCTGCGCGAGCATTCGCGCGAGCAGGTTTCGAAAGCGATGGCGACCGGTCTGGGCATTTCCGTCGCCGGAGCCTTGCTGGGCGTCGGCGAAGTCGGACAGGACCTGATGGGCATGGTGGCCAAGGTGACTTTCGAACTGCCCAATTCGCGCCTGCACGAAGTCGAGGCGGATCGTATCGGCGTCGAACTCGCTGCCCGGGCCGGCTACGATCCGCGCGCGGCAGTGGGCCTGTGGGACAAGATGGCGTCGCGCGCGAGCGGTTCGCCCCCGCAATGGCTGTCGACTCACCCCGCCCACGCAAACCGCCAGAAGGATCTGGCCGAATACGCAGCGCGGGTGATGCCGTTGTACGAAGCGGCCAAACGATGA